From the genome of Chlorocebus sabaeus isolate Y175 chromosome 2, mChlSab1.0.hap1, whole genome shotgun sequence, one region includes:
- the GDF5 gene encoding growth/differentiation factor 5: MRLPKLLTFLLWYLAWLDLEFICTVLGAPDWGQKPQGTRPGLAKAEAKERPPLARNVFRPGGHSYGGGAANARAKGGTGQTGGLTQPKKDEPKKLPPRPGGPEPKPGHPPQTRQATARTVTPKGQLPGGKAPPKAGSVPSSFLLKKAREPGPPREPKEPFRPPPITPHEYMLSLYRTLSDADRKGGNSSVKLEAGLANTITSFIDKGQDDRGPVVRKQRYVFDISALEKDGLLGAELRILRKKPSDTAKSAAPGGGRAAQLKLSSCPSGRQPAALLDVRSVPGLDGSGWEVFDIWKLFRNFKNSAQLCLELEAWERGRSVDLRGLGFDRAARQVHEKALFLVFGRTKKRDLFFNEIKARSGQDDKTVYEYLFSQRRKRRAPLATRQGKRPSKNLKARCSRKALHVNFKDMGWDDWIIAPLEYEAFHCEGLCEFPLRSHLEPTNHAVIQTLMNSMDPESTPPTCCVPTRLSPISILFIDSANNVVYKQYEDMVVESCGCR; this comes from the exons ATGAGACTCCCCAAACTCCTCACTTTCTTGCTTTGGTACCTGGCTTGGCTGGACCTGGAATTCATCTGCACTGTGTTGGGTGCCCCTGACTGGGGCCAGAAACCCCAGGGGACCAGGCCAGGATTGGCCAAAGCAGAGGCCAAGGAGAGGCCCCCCCTGGCCCGGAACGTCTTCAGGCCAGGGGGTCACAGCTATGGTGGGGGGGCCGCCAATGCCAGGGCAAAGGGAGGCACCGGGCAGACAGGAGGCTTGACACAGCCCAAAAAGGATGAACCCAAAAAGCTGCCCCCCAGACCGGGTGGCCCTGAACCCAAGCCAGGACACCCTCCCCAAACAAGGCAGGCTACAGCCCGGACTGTGACCCCAAAAGGACAGCTTCCCGGGGGCAAGGCACCCCCAAAAGCAGGATCTGTCCCCAGCTCCTTCCTGCTGAAGAAGGCCAGGGAGCCCGGGCCCCCGCGAGAGCCCAAGGAGCCGTTCCGCCCGCCCCCCATCACACCCCATGAGTACATGCTCTCGCTGTACAGGACGCTGTCCGATGCTGACAGAAAGGGAGGCAACAGCAGCGTGAAGTTGGAGGCTGGCCTGGCCAACACCATCACCAGCTTTATTGACAAAGGGCAAG ATGACCGAGGTCCCGTGGTCAGGAAGCAGAGGTACGTGTTTGACATTAGTGCCCTGGAGAAGGATGGGCTGCTGGGGGCCGAGCTGCGGATCTTGCGGAAGAAACCCTCGGACACGGCCAAGTCAGCGGCCCCCGGAGGCGGGCGGGCTGCCCAGCTGAAGCTGTCCAGCTGCCCCAGCGGCCGGCAGCCGGCCGCCTTGCTGGATGTGCGCTCCGTGCCAGGCCTGGACGGATCTGGCTGGGAGGTGTTCGACATCTGGAAGCTCTTCCGAAACTTTAAGAACTCGGCCCAGCTGTGCCTGGAGCTGGAGGCCTGGGAACGGGGCCGGTCCGTCGACCTCCGTGGCCTGGGCTTCGACCGTGCCGCCCGGCAGGTCCACGAGAAGGCCCTGTTCCTGGTGTTTGGCCGCACCAAGAAACGGGACCTGTTCTTTAATGAGATTAAGGCCCGATCTGGCCAGGACGATAAGACCGTGTATGAGTACCTGTTCAGCCAGAGGCGAAAACGGCGGGCCCCACTGGCCACTCGCCAGGGCAAGCGACCCAGCAAGAACCTTAAGGCTCGGTGCAGTCGGAAGGCACTGCATGTCAACTTCAAGGACATGGGCTGGGACGACTGGATCATCGCACCCCTTGAGTACGAGGCTTTCCACTGCGAGGGGCTGTGCGAGTTCCCTTTGCGCTCCCACCTGGAGCCCACGAACCATGCAGTCATCCAGACCCTGATGAACTCCATGGACCCCGAGTCCACACCACCCACCTGCTGTGTGCCCACGCGGCTGAGTCCCATCAGCATCCTCTTCATTGACTCTGCCAACAACGTGGTGTATAAGCAGTATGAGGACATGGTCGTGGAGTCCTGTGGCTGCAGGTAG